Proteins found in one Roseovarius pelagicus genomic segment:
- a CDS encoding mandelate racemase/muconate lactonizing enzyme family protein produces the protein MKLQDLDIIVTAPPAPGWGGRYWILVKLTTDDGITGWGECYASTVGPEAMRPVIEDVFARHMQGENPENIELMFRRTYSSGFTQRPDLTVMGAFSGLEIACWDILGKARGRPVHALLGGRMNDRIRAYTYLYPRAHHDLSAFWSSPDMAAESAVSLVEQGYTAVKFDPAGPYTMRGGHMPSLLDIDQSVAFCKAIRQAIGNKADILFGTHGQFSVAGAIRLGRAIAPYDPLWYEEPVPPDNIGALAKVAAATGIPIATGERLTTKAEFAPALRDGSVSILQPALGRAGGIWEMKKVAAIAEVYNAQMAPHLYAGPVEWAANVHLSASIPNILIAETIETPFHAALIKDTIQIEDGYIIPPTTPGLGIDVDEALARAHPYTGTGLHLEMQEAPCKYHDSNSFTGGAPSDG, from the coding sequence ATGAAATTGCAAGATCTCGACATCATCGTTACCGCCCCCCCGGCGCCGGGATGGGGCGGGCGGTATTGGATATTGGTCAAGCTCACCACGGATGACGGTATCACCGGCTGGGGTGAATGCTATGCCTCCACCGTCGGGCCAGAGGCGATGCGCCCCGTGATCGAGGATGTGTTCGCGCGCCACATGCAAGGCGAAAACCCAGAGAACATCGAGCTTATGTTCCGCCGCACCTATTCGTCCGGGTTCACCCAGCGCCCTGATCTGACTGTCATGGGCGCATTTTCCGGACTGGAAATCGCCTGTTGGGACATTCTGGGCAAGGCGCGCGGGCGTCCCGTCCACGCGCTTCTGGGCGGGCGAATGAATGATCGTATCCGCGCCTACACTTACCTCTATCCGCGCGCGCATCACGATCTCAGCGCCTTCTGGTCATCGCCCGATATGGCCGCAGAAAGCGCAGTATCACTTGTAGAGCAGGGCTATACGGCAGTGAAGTTTGACCCGGCCGGCCCCTACACGATGCGCGGGGGGCACATGCCCAGCCTGTTGGACATCGATCAGTCCGTCGCCTTTTGCAAGGCCATCCGCCAAGCCATTGGTAACAAGGCCGATATTCTGTTTGGCACTCATGGTCAGTTCTCCGTCGCAGGTGCGATTCGGCTGGGGCGCGCCATCGCCCCCTACGACCCGTTGTGGTACGAAGAACCCGTGCCGCCCGACAACATCGGCGCACTTGCCAAGGTTGCCGCAGCCACTGGCATCCCCATCGCCACCGGCGAACGTCTGACGACAAAGGCAGAGTTCGCGCCCGCCCTGCGCGATGGAAGCGTCAGCATCCTGCAACCCGCGCTGGGGCGTGCGGGCGGTATCTGGGAGATGAAGAAAGTCGCCGCAATCGCCGAGGTGTACAACGCGCAGATGGCTCCGCATCTCTATGCCGGGCCGGTTGAGTGGGCGGCCAATGTGCACCTTTCGGCATCAATTCCGAATATCCTGATTGCCGAAACGATCGAGACACCGTTTCACGCCGCCCTCATCAAAGACACCATTCAGATCGAGGATGGCTACATCATACCGCCCACAACGCCCGGTCTGGGTATCGACGTGGACGAGGCACTTGCCCGCGCTCATCCCTACACCGGCACCGGGCTGCATCTGGAAATGCAGGAAGCACCGTGCAAATACCATGACAGCAATTCCTTTACCGGCGGCGCGCCGTCGGACGGCTGA
- a CDS encoding TatD family hydrolase produces MTETIQITDSHCHLDFPDFDAERDAVIDRAVAAGVTRMVTICTRLRLEPQVRAIAEAYAPVFYAAGTHPMSAADEPLVSVDELIALAKHPKFVGIGETGLDYHYTADSAEVQRRSLRIHIAAARETGLPLIIHARAADDDMARILREEHAKGSYSCVMHCFSSSAELARAALDLGFYLSMSGIAAFPKSQELRDIFASAPVERVLVETDAPYLAPPPFRGKRNEPSYTVHTAKVGAETFGMDWPDFAAQTQANFDRLFWKAAQFEAAA; encoded by the coding sequence ATGACCGAAACCATCCAGATCACAGACAGCCATTGCCACCTTGATTTCCCCGATTTCGACGCGGAGCGCGATGCCGTGATCGACCGCGCCGTGGCCGCAGGGGTTACACGGATGGTCACGATCTGCACCCGGTTGCGATTGGAGCCGCAGGTGCGCGCGATCGCCGAGGCTTATGCGCCAGTGTTCTACGCCGCAGGAACACACCCGATGAGCGCCGCCGATGAGCCCTTGGTCAGTGTCGATGAGTTGATCGCCTTGGCAAAGCATCCCAAATTCGTGGGTATTGGCGAGACCGGGCTGGACTATCACTATACTGCTGACAGTGCCGAGGTGCAGCGGCGCAGTCTGCGGATCCATATCGCGGCGGCGCGAGAAACCGGGTTGCCGCTGATTATCCACGCTCGCGCGGCGGATGACGATATGGCGCGCATTCTGCGTGAAGAGCACGCGAAGGGCAGCTACAGTTGTGTGATGCATTGCTTTTCGTCCAGCGCGGAACTGGCCCGCGCTGCGCTTGATCTGGGGTTTTACCTGTCGATGTCCGGTATTGCCGCATTCCCCAAGAGTCAGGAGTTGCGTGATATTTTCGCCTCCGCGCCGGTCGAGCGTGTTCTGGTCGAGACGGACGCGCCTTATCTTGCGCCACCACCTTTCCGTGGCAAACGGAACGAGCCGTCTTATACGGTACATACCGCCAAGGTGGGTGCAGAGACGTTTGGTATGGACTGGCCCGACTTCGCGGCGCAGACGCAGGCCAATTTTGACCGGCTGTTCTGGAAGGCCGCTCAGTTCGAGGCGGCGGCCTGA
- the pobA gene encoding 4-hydroxybenzoate 3-monooxygenase codes for MRCQVAIIGGGPAGLLLGQLLHGAGIDTILLERRSRDHVLSRVRAGVLETGMVDLLDAAGVGERVHAEGLIHNSARITSDSADFSIDFNALTDRHVVIYGQTEVTRDLYEARDATGATTLHNCTNVTPCDIDTDAPHVSFTYDGQSHRLECDLIAGCDGYHGPSRQAIPAEHRTEFEKTYPFGWLGILSETSPVAHELIYASSPRGFALCSQRNANLSRYYVQCALSDSPDDWTDTAFWDELRRRLPAAVADKLIIGPSIEKSIAPLRSFVCAPMQWGRLYLCGDAAHIVPPTGAKGLNTAASDVAYLSEAMQKYYDTGEKNRLDSYSAQALARVWKVQRFSWWMTNLLHRFPDQSRFDLKVQEADLAFLSENRAAQTALAQNYVGLPY; via the coding sequence ATGCGCTGTCAGGTGGCAATCATCGGCGGCGGGCCTGCGGGGCTGCTGCTGGGGCAATTGCTGCACGGGGCGGGCATAGACACGATCCTGCTGGAACGCCGCAGTCGCGACCACGTGCTGTCGCGGGTGCGCGCGGGTGTATTGGAAACCGGTATGGTGGATCTGCTGGACGCAGCTGGTGTGGGCGAACGGGTACACGCCGAAGGTTTGATCCACAACAGTGCGCGCATCACGTCTGACAGCGCCGATTTCAGTATTGACTTCAATGCGCTGACAGACCGCCACGTGGTCATATATGGCCAGACCGAAGTCACCCGCGACCTCTATGAGGCACGCGATGCGACGGGCGCTACGACGCTGCATAATTGCACCAATGTCACCCCCTGCGACATCGACACCGATGCGCCCCATGTCAGCTTCACGTATGATGGCCAGTCCCACCGACTGGAGTGTGATCTGATTGCGGGATGTGACGGCTATCACGGCCCTTCGCGTCAGGCGATCCCGGCAGAGCACCGCACCGAGTTCGAGAAAACATACCCCTTTGGTTGGCTTGGCATCCTCTCGGAAACATCCCCGGTGGCACATGAATTGATCTATGCCAGTTCCCCGCGGGGTTTCGCACTCTGCTCTCAGCGCAACGCGAACCTGAGCCGCTATTACGTGCAATGCGCCCTCTCTGACAGCCCGGATGACTGGACCGATACGGCCTTTTGGGACGAACTGCGCCGCCGCCTCCCCGCCGCGGTCGCCGATAAGCTCATCATCGGGCCCAGCATCGAGAAATCTATCGCTCCGCTGCGCTCATTCGTCTGCGCGCCGATGCAATGGGGGCGGCTCTATCTTTGCGGTGATGCGGCCCATATCGTGCCGCCCACCGGGGCCAAAGGACTGAACACAGCCGCCAGCGATGTAGCGTATCTTTCTGAGGCCATGCAAAAATACTACGACACAGGCGAGAAAAACCGACTCGACAGCTATTCCGCGCAGGCTCTTGCACGGGTGTGGAAGGTGCAGCGTTTCAGCTGGTGGATGACCAACCTTCTGCACCGTTTCCCGGATCAATCCCGCTTTGATCTAAAAGTGCAGGAGGCCGATCTGGCCTTTCTGAGTGAAAACCGTGCCGCGCAAACCGCGCTAGCCCAAAATTACGTGGGACTACCCTACTGA
- the pcaD gene encoding 3-oxoadipate enol-lactonase, with amino-acid sequence MPTLDLAHLTLHYRLDGAADGAPLMFINSLGTELSLWDDVIAHLPAGLRIVRFDLRGHGASGCPPPPYTMGGLIRDAERLLDHLNIAGAAIVGLSIGGMIAQGLAVKRPDLVRALVMSNTAAKIGTPALWRDRIADVDRLGMDAIADAVMDRWFGRNFRETGAHKPWRNMLLRQPVEGYKGCCAAIAGTDFYTPTSGLRLPTLGIAGAEDRATPPDLVRETIELIPEAEMVLMRGVGHLPCVEKPVDYAALLQSFLERNSHL; translated from the coding sequence ATGCCAACGCTCGACCTTGCCCATCTCACCCTGCACTACCGTTTGGATGGCGCAGCCGATGGCGCGCCGCTGATGTTTATCAACTCGCTTGGCACGGAGCTCAGCCTTTGGGATGATGTTATCGCGCACTTGCCTGCCGGTCTGCGCATCGTCCGCTTCGATCTGCGCGGGCACGGCGCGTCGGGATGCCCTCCGCCCCCCTATACGATGGGTGGGCTGATCCGTGACGCAGAACGTCTGCTGGATCATCTGAACATTGCGGGGGCAGCCATCGTAGGCCTGTCCATCGGCGGAATGATCGCACAGGGTTTGGCCGTCAAGCGTCCCGATCTGGTGCGCGCATTGGTGATGTCGAACACCGCCGCCAAGATTGGGACACCCGCGCTCTGGCGCGACCGCATTGCGGATGTCGACCGCCTCGGGATGGACGCTATTGCAGATGCGGTAATGGACCGTTGGTTTGGCCGGAATTTCCGCGAGACCGGCGCGCACAAACCGTGGCGTAATATGTTGTTGCGTCAACCCGTCGAAGGTTACAAAGGCTGCTGTGCCGCCATCGCAGGCACCGATTTTTACACCCCAACCAGCGGACTGCGCCTGCCCACCTTGGGCATCGCCGGGGCAGAGGATCGCGCCACCCCACCCGATCTGGTACGCGAAACCATCGAGTTGATCCCAGAAGCGGAAATGGTTCTGATGCGCGGTGTCGGCCACCTGCCTTGCGTCGAGAAACCCGTTGACTATGCGGCGTTGTTACAGAGTTTCCTGGAACGCAACAGCCATCTCTGA
- a CDS encoding MBL fold metallo-hydrolase gives MAERRFIILGCGSSGGVPRLGGHWGDCDPEEPRNTRRRCSMLIEQEGPEGITRVLIDTSPDLRAQLLSVGVGVLDAVLFTHSHADHVHGIDDLRVVVFNTKKRLPVWADGDTQNALYARFGYAFVQPDTSPYPPILNMNTIDGDVTIDGAGGAITLTPFTVGHGAIDALGFRIGDVAYLPDVADIPDDVWPLLDGLECWIVDALRRTPHPTHSHLENTLKWIDRAAPRNAVITNMHIDMDYRTLERELPENVIPAYDGLTLAYDV, from the coding sequence ATGGCAGAGCGTCGGTTTATCATCCTTGGTTGTGGGTCATCGGGCGGCGTACCGCGTCTCGGCGGTCATTGGGGCGATTGCGATCCCGAAGAACCGCGCAACACCCGCCGCCGATGTTCGATGCTGATCGAACAGGAAGGGCCGGAGGGGATCACGAGGGTGCTGATCGACACCTCTCCTGATCTACGCGCGCAGTTATTGAGCGTCGGCGTGGGGGTATTGGATGCGGTGCTCTTTACCCATAGCCACGCTGATCACGTACACGGAATCGACGATCTGCGGGTGGTTGTGTTCAACACCAAAAAGCGGCTGCCGGTCTGGGCGGATGGTGACACGCAGAATGCGCTATATGCGCGGTTCGGCTACGCCTTTGTCCAACCTGACACGTCGCCCTATCCGCCGATCCTGAACATGAACACGATTGATGGCGATGTGACCATCGACGGCGCAGGAGGGGCGATCACTCTGACGCCTTTCACCGTCGGGCATGGTGCGATTGATGCACTGGGGTTCCGCATCGGCGATGTGGCCTACCTGCCTGATGTGGCGGATATCCCCGATGATGTCTGGCCGTTACTGGATGGGCTGGAGTGCTGGATTGTGGATGCGCTGCGCCGCACGCCGCATCCGACGCATTCGCATCTGGAGAACACGCTCAAGTGGATTGACCGCGCTGCCCCGCGCAATGCGGTCATCACCAATATGCATATCGACATGGATTATCGTACGCTAGAGCGCGAATTGCCGGAAAATGTTATTCCCGCGTATGACGGGTTGACGCTCGCCTACGACGTCTAA
- a CDS encoding AEC family transporter: MQALLDVILPVFVVIGAGYLAVWLKWFPQTGVDGLMKFTQNFAIPCLLFTALSRLDLGQGFDWRLLLSFYTGALAGFVLGLFGARLIFGRTWEDAIVIGFCCLFSNSVLLGLPLTERAYGADALTSNYAIIALHSPFCYGVGISVMEITRARGAAGVDVAQRVLKAMFTNALIIGIGLGLLVNLTGLTLPGTVQAGLDLIARAALPAALFGLGGVLVQYRPEGDLRVIGWVCLIALVAHPLITRTLGGALVLDNGPMRSAVLTAAMAPGANAYIFANMYGRAKRVAASAVLFGTGLSILSAWVWMGLLP; encoded by the coding sequence ATGCAGGCGCTGCTCGATGTCATCCTGCCGGTCTTTGTGGTAATCGGGGCTGGTTATCTGGCGGTTTGGCTAAAGTGGTTTCCGCAAACGGGCGTCGACGGGTTGATGAAGTTCACACAGAACTTTGCAATCCCCTGCCTCCTTTTTACCGCGTTGTCACGATTGGATCTGGGGCAGGGGTTCGACTGGCGCCTGCTGCTGAGCTTTTATACCGGCGCGCTGGCGGGTTTTGTGCTGGGCCTTTTCGGCGCACGGCTGATCTTTGGCCGCACGTGGGAAGATGCCATTGTCATCGGATTTTGCTGCCTTTTTTCGAACTCCGTCCTTCTGGGGCTACCTCTGACTGAACGCGCCTATGGTGCGGATGCACTCACGTCCAACTATGCCATCATCGCTCTGCATTCGCCGTTCTGCTACGGTGTGGGCATCTCGGTGATGGAGATCACTCGCGCGCGTGGCGCGGCGGGTGTCGATGTGGCACAGCGCGTGCTGAAGGCGATGTTTACGAACGCGCTGATCATCGGCATCGGTCTGGGGCTGCTAGTCAATCTGACCGGTCTGACCTTGCCGGGGACAGTGCAGGCAGGGCTGGACCTGATTGCGCGTGCGGCATTGCCTGCGGCGCTGTTCGGGTTGGGTGGGGTTCTGGTGCAGTATCGGCCAGAGGGCGATTTGCGGGTGATCGGCTGGGTTTGTCTGATCGCGCTGGTGGCGCATCCGCTGATTACACGAACGCTGGGTGGTGCGCTGGTATTGGACAACGGGCCGATGCGGTCGGCGGTGCTGACGGCGGCGATGGCGCCGGGGGCGAATGCCTATATCTTTGCCAATATGTACGGGCGGGCCAAACGTGTCGCGGCCTCGGCGGTGCTGTTTGGCACGGGGCTGTCGATCCTCAGTGCATGGGTGTGGATGGGGCTTTTGCCATGA
- a CDS encoding alcohol dehydrogenase catalytic domain-containing protein, with protein MQTIKAAVCHAFGTPLTIEDVQLRAPEMGEVQVDLSAVAICHSDISFIDGAWGGSLPAVYGHEAAGRVSAAGAGVTSFKPGDPVLVTLIRACGQCASCGGGKPNSCETPYDGDHGPLKTADGGKLHQAMACGAFAEKVVVDQSQIAHIPDDMAMDAASLLSCGVITGVGAVVNVAQLRAGQDVVVIGAGGVGLNAIQGARIAGARRIVAVDMTDEKLEIARGFGATDGVLATGDKPWRAAKNAIGRGADVVVVSVGAIPVYDQAPRYLATGGKIIMMGMPHVGAEARYEPVNFAAASQGMLGSKMGDTVLRRDIPWMIDLYQQGRLKLDELISGRWQLDQINDAIADTKAGRASRNVILFDQT; from the coding sequence ATGCAGACCATCAAAGCCGCAGTATGCCACGCATTTGGCACCCCTCTTACCATCGAAGATGTGCAACTGCGTGCACCCGAAATGGGCGAAGTGCAGGTCGACCTCTCTGCCGTCGCCATCTGCCACTCGGATATATCATTCATCGACGGCGCATGGGGCGGGTCACTGCCTGCTGTCTATGGGCACGAGGCAGCGGGTCGTGTCAGCGCCGCCGGCGCAGGTGTCACCAGCTTCAAACCCGGCGATCCGGTTCTGGTCACGCTAATCCGCGCTTGCGGCCAGTGCGCCAGTTGCGGCGGTGGCAAACCCAACTCATGCGAAACCCCCTATGACGGCGATCACGGACCATTGAAAACCGCAGATGGCGGCAAACTGCATCAGGCGATGGCCTGTGGTGCCTTTGCGGAAAAGGTCGTCGTTGACCAGAGCCAGATCGCGCATATCCCTGATGATATGGCCATGGATGCCGCCAGCCTGCTCAGTTGCGGGGTCATCACCGGCGTCGGCGCGGTGGTCAACGTGGCACAGCTGCGCGCCGGTCAGGACGTGGTGGTGATCGGCGCGGGTGGCGTTGGCCTCAATGCCATTCAGGGTGCGCGCATCGCCGGTGCCCGGCGCATCGTCGCCGTCGACATGACCGACGAAAAGCTGGAAATCGCGCGCGGTTTCGGAGCCACTGACGGTGTGCTCGCCACCGGAGACAAGCCATGGCGCGCGGCCAAGAACGCGATCGGACGGGGCGCGGATGTTGTTGTTGTCTCTGTGGGTGCGATCCCGGTTTACGATCAGGCCCCACGCTATCTGGCGACCGGCGGCAAGATCATAATGATGGGGATGCCGCATGTTGGCGCCGAGGCGCGGTACGAGCCGGTCAATTTTGCAGCCGCCAGTCAGGGAATGCTTGGGTCCAAGATGGGCGATACGGTGTTGCGCCGCGATATTCCATGGATGATCGACCTCTATCAACAGGGGCGACTGAAACTGGACGAGCTGATTTCAGGCCGCTGGCAGCTTGATCAAATCAACGACGCGATCGCCGACACCAAGGCCGGTCGTGCCAGCCGCAACGTGATATTGTTCGACCAGACCTGA
- a CDS encoding endonuclease/exonuclease/phosphatase family protein, producing the protein MTEFTIASFNVKNLIGPDKEYYEFQTYTPEEYAWKEDWMADQVLTLDADIIGFQEIFEEAPLRAVVDEASRRAEVLNAASVPDKTKRYHRKVIFRKLAATGYAGASLAFAPNAADTGEPGKRRPGVAILSRMGFAGQPELIQDLPKPLIIPFQPLRGLDGDTDAGSFALRRLSRPILKARIPVGDQTITVFNCHLKSKLGEYIKPDGADFAPEANLTRYDPVGRALGSLRAAIRRMAEAWVLRAEIVAELRAGHPVMVLGDFNDGEHATSSEIIAGEVPFKNYQWMLRHDAKDRGDRYTAEEHQQITEDIEAVRLHSAEKLFVRKSLRDMVYTSAFGGIYESIDQIYMSRHFHPDFDARIGDMSYFSVFNDHITDGSHAEAPYNKLASDHGQIMAHMRLR; encoded by the coding sequence AAGAACCTGATTGGGCCAGACAAGGAATATTACGAATTCCAGACCTACACCCCCGAGGAATACGCGTGGAAAGAAGACTGGATGGCCGATCAAGTGTTGACGCTGGATGCGGACATCATCGGGTTTCAGGAGATTTTCGAGGAAGCGCCGCTGCGCGCCGTGGTGGACGAGGCCAGCCGCCGCGCCGAAGTTCTGAACGCCGCCTCTGTTCCCGATAAAACCAAGCGCTATCACCGCAAGGTCATCTTTCGCAAACTGGCCGCAACTGGATATGCGGGTGCGTCCCTCGCCTTTGCGCCCAACGCTGCCGACACCGGCGAGCCGGGCAAACGCCGTCCCGGCGTGGCGATCCTGTCGCGCATGGGTTTTGCCGGGCAACCCGAGCTCATTCAGGATCTGCCGAAACCATTGATCATCCCGTTCCAGCCATTGCGCGGGCTGGATGGCGACACCGATGCAGGCAGTTTTGCATTGCGCCGCCTGTCACGTCCGATCCTAAAAGCGCGTATCCCCGTGGGCGACCAGACGATCACCGTTTTCAACTGCCATCTGAAGTCCAAACTGGGCGAATACATCAAACCCGACGGGGCAGATTTCGCGCCCGAGGCGAACCTGACCCGGTATGATCCCGTCGGTCGCGCCTTGGGCAGCCTGCGCGCCGCCATTCGCCGCATGGCCGAAGCGTGGGTGCTGCGCGCCGAGATCGTAGCCGAACTGCGCGCGGGCCATCCGGTAATGGTGCTGGGCGATTTCAACGATGGCGAACACGCCACCTCATCCGAAATTATCGCTGGCGAAGTCCCGTTCAAGAACTACCAATGGATGTTACGCCACGACGCGAAGGATCGCGGTGATCGCTACACGGCCGAAGAACACCAGCAGATCACTGAAGATATCGAGGCCGTGCGCCTGCATTCCGCTGAAAAGCTCTTTGTGCGCAAATCCCTGCGAGACATGGTTTACACATCCGCCTTTGGCGGCATCTACGAAAGTATTGACCAAATCTACATGTCGCGACATTTCCACCCTGATTTCGATGCCCGGATCGGCGATATGTCCTATTTCAGCGTCTTTAACGACCACATCACCGACGGCAGCCATGCCGAGGCCCCCTATAACAAGCTCGCCTCGGATCACGGGCAGATCATGGCCCATATGAGGCTGCGCTGA
- a CDS encoding PACE efflux transporter, with protein MRSTADRIRHALSFEIIALLIAVPGGALIFGLSLHDVGLVAVVSATIATLWNYFYNILFDHALLRMTGRVAKTFVIRLIHTALFEVGLLAALLPFIAWYLGMTLWDAFVLDMSFTIFYLFYTFAFNWLYDIVFPVPGTRHQEHS; from the coding sequence ATGCGCAGCACAGCAGACCGGATACGCCACGCGCTGTCATTTGAAATCATCGCATTGCTGATTGCCGTGCCGGGAGGCGCGCTGATTTTCGGCCTTTCATTGCATGACGTGGGGCTGGTCGCGGTGGTCAGCGCCACGATCGCGACGCTGTGGAATTATTTCTATAACATCCTGTTTGACCATGCGCTGTTGCGCATGACTGGACGCGTGGCCAAGACATTCGTGATACGCCTGATTCATACGGCCTTGTTCGAGGTCGGCCTGTTGGCAGCATTGTTGCCCTTTATCGCGTGGTATCTGGGGATGACGCTGTGGGATGCGTTCGTATTGGATATGTCGTTTACGATTTTCTATCTGTTTTATACGTTCGCGTTTAACTGGCTTTATGACATCGTTTTTCCGGTGCCAGGCACCCGACACCAAGAGCATTCTTGA